ggaaaagagaGGTACCTGGTTTTGAATCAAAGAATTGAGGGCCTAATTCCTAACAACAATAATCGAGAGttcttatttttacttttagatTAGGAGTTGGTTTCAAGTTGAGTAGGCAAGGCGAGGAAATAAATGGAAGAGAGGTTGCATATTTATGACAATCACTGACACCATGACTGATTTTCTATctgatttgttttcttttaatacaTAATGTTCTGTTTTCTTAGTCCATAATATTATGTTCTTTATTATAATCATTTGTGCTTCTATTTTCTCATAATTCAACGAACCAGCCATCATTAAACAAAAACCCAATCTCTGAGTCCGCAATTATGTGTATTCATTGTATCTCGTCACTGATTTTATTTGCAGATTCTTGGGAAAACCCTGTCATGTTGGACGCCCCTGTATCTGGAGGGGTTCTAGCTGCTGATGCTGGGACACTTACGTTCATGGTATGATTTCATTTTAAGCCTCTGGTAACTTTGTATGTGTTGTATTTCGATGGAATTTTTTGCCACTTTGATTCAAAAGAAGCAGATGCTGCTTACGGAAATAGTATGGAATATTGTCATGTTTATCTAGTTTCATTAATTTACAAGTTCTTGAAGTGTGAAAGGAATGAACATAGAGACATTAGACAAATCCCCTGGACCTGCTGAAACTTGCATGATGTAGAACGTGGTAATCTTTTATGACGGCAATGCAATTggcaaagaaaaaattgataacATGATGCCTTGGCTAGCACTCAATGGTTCTGAATTTACAGTCTTTTGCTACTCTAGTTTTAATATGGGTCCACTCTTTTCTTAGTAATAAACCCTTTTTTCTTGTATTGTCATTTAAATAATCTGATTTGGTTGTTATACCATGACTGATAAAGTAGAGTAATGAACATGAATAATGGTTCACCGCAGGGAGAAGCTGTGGGAGGTTTTTGGTTTATTGCCCCTCTAAATAGGAGGCTTCTTGTGTCAGCCATCCAAGAGCGGATCGTGTggtcaatttttcatttatatagaAAATTTGGTCTGTTAACAGGAAGTTTTTTGTTGACCTAAACATTTACTAGTTTGGGTACAAGTGATCTTTATGCTTTCGGGATTCTCAATATGAAAGTAATGCCACCTCTTCTTTTATGATAACTAACTGAAGAGTTGTTATGCAAATTTTTACCAGTAGATTGGTCGAATACTAGTCTACCCCTCCTGTTCGTGGATGTGTGCATTTATTGTTTGTGCTGCTAGCTCTTCTTCTTACTTCTATTTTAAGAAACCAGCTTCTATTACAATTATATGACATAGCAGTTCTGACCAGGGGGGTGGGACATCACACCAGAACTTGAGACTCGTTTAATAGCCTTTTATGAAGCAGGAGGGAAATTCTAAGTGTTATTACAATAAGTagctttattttttcaataacagAAATGGAAGCAACTGCTTAAAAGAGAACAATTGTTTCAATGGccataaaatttttgtggctTTTACAATTTGGATCTTATTTCTAATTGGATTCTAGTCTCTAGGTTTGTCTCGTCTtcgttatttttctttatcaaCTTCGTATTCTTTTTTCAACCTACGTCAATTTCTGACTACAAGATAACATATCCTCCTCAGGTTGGTGGTCCTGAGGAATCTTACAATGCTGCAAAAACATTGTTCCTTTCAATGGGCAAAAGTTCAGTTTATTGTGGTGGAGCTGGAAATGGTTCGGTaagtttcatttcttcttttgttataAGTTTGTGATCTCTGGTGATTTAAGCGGTGTGAGTTCTATAAATGATTGTAGCTACAGCGTTTGGTCTTGATGACATACTAAATATAGGTATTTTGCAGTCGCTTAATAAGTGAGAAAACTAGTTTCGCGCACTTGGTCTCACATCATGATTCATGATTACttgattatttgaataaaatgtCATAGGTGGCTTGTTTGCTTTGCAAACGTATATTGCCTTAAATGCAAAACAAATCCTTCTGGTTTAGCGTGATAACAAAAATGACTCTTCCATGgtataaaaatgtatatttatacatatatagtTTGGAAAAGTCAACAAAATGGCCATTATTTGTCAAAGTTCCACCAGTAGATGCCATGTTCTCTCTATTTAAGGGAGACTTGATCAGCCTAAAGATGTTCTCTTTTGTTGTAATGCtcattcattttttgaaaatcgAAGTTTGTTAGGTATGAAACTTCAAACCACCAACTAAAATGGTATAACTTGGAGTGGCTTTCTTTATCCTTAATCATCTCGATCATTTACAGACTTTTTACCTAATTTTCCATCAAGTATGATTTCAACTTTTGTAACATGTGGTATAATGTCATTCTCAGAGGATCTGTTGCCCGACTCTGATACTTGTAATATTGTTCTATCATAGGCAGCAAAGATTTGCAACAACTTAGCAATGGCTGTGAGTATGCTTGGTGTTTCAGAAGCTTTGGCTCTAGGCCAGTCTCTTGGGATTTCTGCAAAAACTCTAACCAAAGTATTAAATTCATCAAGTGCTCGCTGTTGGAGTAGGTATGTATGTTACTCTAATGAGATCATAGTAATATTTCCATCCCCGCAGattcaacttaaaaaattcttatttgTTTCATGATGGCCCAGTTGCAGCAAGTTCGCTGACATGCCTGGAATATACAATTAATGTTGTTACTTTGATtcatatagtttttttaatcatcAGTCTAGGCATTGGATGATTGAAGTTTTTCTGTGAAATTACGAActgaaatatatcttaaatttaaagttccTGGTTTAATAGCGTTTTGGAGGAATAAAAAGATCAAATTGTAATTTCTTTCCTCTTGATAAACCTTCTCTAGTCATGAAAGTTGATCAATGCTGAGTAAGTTGAGGTTGGTTTAATCGTCAAGGATTGAAGTCCGTTCCTTTAGTCAGTGTTTGGACTCCCTTTTTTGTGCCcttatacattttaaaactcgGTTTCTTACTGCAAATTAATGTTGGATAATTGCATACAAAGTGAAAGTTACAATCCAGTTCCTGGGGTGATGGAGAAGGTGCCCTCTGCAAGTGATTATGATGGTGGATTTGCATCAAAGCTTATGGTTAGTCATTCAAACCTGTTTATATCCCTGGAATCGTATGCTTCAGTGCTTTTTAGTAAGTTTATGGCTCGAAGGATGCTTCATTTTATGTTGAAAACCATTTCCAATCTGTTTTCTTGAACAAGGAGAAAATAAACTGGCCCACACCGTTAGAGACCTTTCTGATTAATTATGCTGAACATCAGTCTTCACTAATTAAGCTGCTCTCTTATATGGAACTATGATGGCTTGGATCGATGAGAAAATACTCCATTTTTTTGGAGCAaggttttttttcctcaagaGAAGATAAATTACAAGTCTATGGTACTCCTAAATTTAAGAGAGGTTTGCCAGTTTTGAGCTTGTGCTTTTATAAACCTCAGAAACTCCGGTATCTGCCACAAATATGTGGAATTTGACCCAGTTTAGAATGATTTCGAAGATTTTAATAGTAGTGCTTttcaatgaaatattatttataaatataagagCATTAGGTGTATTTTAGTGTTTTGAAACTCTTCAAAAATCACTTTTTGACAACAATCAGATtctgaaaaaaatttaaaaatttatgtatttatttaactaGAGCTTTCTTCACTGGTCTGAAAATCTTGCTCTGATTTCTTGTTCAACGCAGGCTAAAGATCTAAACCTTGCAGCAGCATCAGCTAGTGAAATTGGCCTCGAGCATCCACTGACGTCCCAGGCGCAAGAGATGTAAGTTTAGTGGGgaaaaacttattttattctctCCTTTTTAGTGCAAATTGCCTAAACCACCTTTAACTACAAAAATTATTACACTAACATTCCAACTTTCATAAATGGgtaaccctttttttttttttttttttttttttttttttttttttttttttttttttttNTTTTTATCTTGCTTTCTTCTACAATCTTGATCCCATGTGAATGTTATTACGTTTAAACTCTTCATTTGTCAGATACAAAAAGCTATGCGAGGATGGATATGAAAACAAGGACTTCTCTTGTGTGTTTCGTCATTTTTACTCCGGTGATGACGAGTTATGACCTGATTTGTGTCACATTCAAGTTGTGCCCATTGAGTACAATCATCCACTACTCTTGACGAAATGAACTATGGTACTTGTAGAAGTAACACGAACCAACGAACCAGAAAATATAAGGGAAGAATAAATTATGTAGTTCTTTTGGGGTTTTAATGCAATATTCTTCTGAATGTTAGTTTTTTTCATAGAAAGGATAAATCGAAGTGGGAAGGCAAACATTTGAAAATGGCTAATGGAGAGGATAAACTATAACAATAAAACACAATGCAGTATTTCTGATAAATGGATGAGAGACTATTGTTTAATTCTCAAGTCtcaacccttttttttttcaccatttttaGACAAAAGGCACTGGTTCGAATCAAGGACCTTCGAGTTCTGGAGTTAATTGGCTAGAACTAGAAATCCCGGAGATTTTTAAGCTCGTGTTTGAAGTGTAGGGTCGAGTTTAGCTAGGtttggttattattattatttttatcttcaattttgtgttgtgataatttgtttttgaattgcATGACCGATTTTATGTAACACAGCTGCCCCAACCATGTTCGTGATTCATTTTACCATGTCTAtgtggatatatatatatatatatatatatatatatatatatatatatatatatatatatatatatatatatattttttttttttttcaaagtttaatattttataaagtaGTTTGAACTATGTTTGttgcaaatatttttcaaattgtttcATGAAGTTTTGGGATTTTATATTTACACAAAAGGAACAATATTATAAAACCaactatgttttttttctttttttaataataattggacTAGCTCCATGATTCCCCGTGTTACTCATGTCACGTGTGGTTAAATTNTTTTGTTAGGTGTCATTAGtcaaataagtaaaaaatacttcattaaaaaattagagttaGAACACAGGGAGACTTAGGAggtttttatgatttaaatttgataaaatacaaatataattcatttattttaaaataactaaattaaaaatgagacCAACAtgtatttatgttattttaatataattaagttgaaaattaatatcatatcGATTTAGCATACAAACAATTTTGAGACATAATTGATGTATCATCCTTGCAATTTCAACAAATAggagaaattttatttttctatatgatttcaaataaaatgtcaaatagTTATTGAACccattaatttgaaaaataaaaattaaattttaaaaaaataaattggagaaacaaaaacattatgaCACGTCTTTAGTGATTTGTTTTACTCAACTATCAAATAGTTTCATTCCTTTAAATTTGGTAGTTTTGATCGTTGTGTCATTTATGCAATGAAAAAGTAGCTTCACTCATTTCCGGATTGGCCATTTAAACACGTATCCAATACGGTTAatcacttattattattatttttttttgcgcaatttattatttaccaGGATCGAAtataattatcatttattaatttaatcaacACGTCAATATTTAAGATACTATATTTataactagaaaaaaaaaaaaaaaattgtaggaaGTCCAAGGGCATGGAATTCCCATAGCTGCAAAACACACACCAACACACATGACAGAGAATTCTTCCAAATATACATGACTTCAAATCAATTCGTTCCTTACTCACAAAGCTTCACGCCTCCACAAACAGACCTCTTCCATTCATATACACGTACCGCCTGAGCAGAGCCCGTTGTGGCCCTTTGTTTTCGCTTCTGATCATCTGGGTATCTCTGGCTTttgcttgttcttcttccattcCTCCTTTTCCTCAGACCCAGTGAgctttttcttctctgctgCTCTCTTTTTAGGCGTTTTGCTTCTGATTTCTAATGGGTTTTGGAGTATTTCGTTGTTATTCGCCTTCTCTTTTTGCTCTTTCGGGATtgtttgaaaacccatttaattgcatttttcttttgctgttCATATTGCTGATTCTTGTTTCTAGTTTTCATGATCAAAGTTCAGAAACGACATTTCAAAATGGTGGAAATGGTGTTTTCTTGTTTAGCATTTTGGGAACAAACTTGTTTTGTTTCTGAGTTAATTGCAGAGAAGAGGAAATGAAGAACTACGAAAACCCATTAAATTTCTTGCAGTGGTTTGCTTTCTTGGTGTTACTGTAATAACAAATTGCAGTTCGCTGCAGTTGATTGCCGCCTCCATCTTCTCAAGGATAAGAACTTTAGGGCTTACCAGGGTGCTCTCCGGCGAGCATCTCTTGCTGCATGTCAATGCCCCTGTCCCTGCCGTCGTTGAGCGGCTGGGCGATGCCAAGCAGCCTGTCAGAGAAGCCGCCAGGAGGCTCTTGCTCGAGGTACTTGATTAGCCTTTTCTACTGCAGATTAAATGGTTTCAGCACAATTGTGGCTGTTTATGTGCAAATGAATCCGAATCTTTGCTTGGAGAGGGCTGAATTTAATTGAAATCTTATCACTTGGATTCgattttgtttgagattttctTCCCTATTTACAACTATTTCGATATTTTAGTGCATATGTGTATTGTAATGATGTTTAATTGGGTTGTCATAGTGATTTGCTAGAACGGTTATAATACTGTATTTGTTTGTAGGGTAGCCAACTCGACCAGACTTGTTGATGCTTTAGAACCAAACAAAGTAGAAATTATGTTGGCTACAAATCCATTAACCAATGTCGTTTCCGATTACTTCTGATTGGAGGTTATGAATAACCTGTGTTAATCTATCTTTCTTGCAGTGTTTTCACGTTTTAACCGATGATTGTTTCTTGTTCCGCATTTCATCTgcggtgaagaagaagaaggaagtaCGATAACCCGTTTAAATTCTTGTGAAATGGACATAGTCACTTCACCTGActgtttattataaatttacttATATAATTATGGGCAGTTTGTCACTGATGGAAACTGGAGGAGCCTCGAGGAAACCAACGCTTACACCTAAAGCTGTTATTCACCAAAAGTATGGAAGCAAGGCTTGTTACAAAATAGAGGAAGTACACGAGCCACCTCCAAATGGGTGCCCCGGATTGGCCATTGCTCAGAAGGGGGCTTGTAGTTTTCGCTGCAATTTGGAGCTTCCAGACATTTCTGTTGTGTCAGGGACgtttaaaagaaagagagatgcCGAACAATCTGCTGCAGAAATCGCCATTGAAAAGGTCTGGTTATTTGCGTTTTCACAATTTTCAGTGGTGGATAATGGTCTATCATTTGTGTTTTCGTTCATGTTTTATTAATGAAGTAGGGCAAAATGGTTTTTTCTGGCCTGGTACTCATTTTAGGAGACATGAAATGACTCTGTCTTGATGTGTAGGCATTTGTGTTCTTGCTTTCAATGAATTATATTCATTGCGTGTGAACTCATCAAGATATCTATATTCTTATTAGTGTTGTTGAGGTGAGCCCAAGTGCTTGCCTACGGCGAGAGGTGTGACAAGGTAGGGCCTCAAGCACCGTGAAGGTATTCCATGGCAAGTGTCTTCAACTTGGCGCCTGCCATGGTGCATCATTTAGTGCCATCTAGTGCCATTGCCTTTAAGCAAGGCGAGCACCTCATTAACATGAATTCTTATTCATATTCACAATATGGATCAACCACGTTCCTTTCCCccaaattaattgaatattttcatGTTTGAACCAATTTTCTCCTTATGAGCACTATGTTTCGATAGAAAGAAGGATGAGCATCATGTTTAGCATGACTCGGCTTCTTACTTAAGCTTTAtctaataaacaaaagaacGTATGGTTGAAGGATTAGCTTTTAAGTTAGGAGATGTTTGTGTAATTCATGAGTTAGTATCCAAGATGAgaatggataatatctattactCAGCTTGAGGGGGAGTGTCGAAGGATATcttgagggggagtgttgaaGGATGTAATTCTCTGAACTAAGAAAAACAACCGTCTAATTTAGACTTgcaacatggtatcagagcatagCGACTTGTAAAGTTGCTATGAAAATCTGCTACGAAAAACCTACTATTGCAAATTATGAGTCCACCTCTGCTCGTAAAGTTACCAACTGAACCATACACTACAAGAGGAGTAAGCATGAGAGAGGCGAGCAACGCTTGTAGAAGTGCTCTAACAGGAGTGAGCACGAGAGAGGCGAGCAACGCCCATGGGAAGTGCTCCAACAGAAGTGAGCACGAGGGTGGCAAGCAATGCCCGTGGAAGTACTTTAAGAGAAGTGAGCATGAGAGTGGCAAACAACTCCCGTGGAAGTGCTTCAAGAGAAGTGAGCATGAGAGAGGCGAGCAATGCCCGTGGAAATGCTTCAAGAGAAGTGAGCACGAGAGAGACAAACAACACTTGTGAAAGTGCTCCAAGGGGATAATATGCATGAGTTATGTGCTCTCACGGCTTCAACCGAGGGATGTGCTTGAGTTATTTCATGAGCTAGTATACAAGTTGAGAATGAATGATATCTATTACTCAACTTGAGAAGGATTAGCCCTTAAGTTCAGaaatatttgtgtaattcaTGAGTTAGTATCTAAGTTGAGAATGAATGATATCTATCGAGAAGGATTAGCCTTAAGTTAGgaaatatttgtataattcATGAGTTAGTATTCAAGCGGAGAATGAATGATATCTATTACTCAGCTTGGGAGTATCAAAGAATATTTGTGTGCTCCCGTATTAAAGGGAAGTAGTTGTCAATTTATCTTGTTAGATTTACCGACTCGCAACAGGTATAAATACTTCAGTTCATTGTATCGGGTTCTACACGTGATTAACATTGTACAGGTCTATCTATCAACTTTTGTACTTAGTGTTACATTTTATGTGAAGATTGTACACTTTCATTCCATCAAGGTTTCTTGATGTATTGTTTATTCCTTTGCTTACAGCTGGGCATCCATACAAGAACAAATGATCCAACTGCAGAAGAATCCTGGGACGAATTAGTTGCTCGGATcaactatttattttccaacGAGGTTAGTAATTTGCACACTTACGTACGGGTTAGAGAGGTTCTTCTGTAGCTAGTCATTAAGAGTTTTTTTACACACAAAACTGGATCACTTAATTGTCCTTCAAGCCAGGTGTATCGGTGTGAATTATAATCTTAGTTTGTCTCTCCATCTTGGTTTAAATTTACGCATACGCATATTGTGCCggtttcattttgaaaaaacacGATATTTAAAGTGATTCCTCATGCCATCTCTTCAAAATATTCTTCTGTTGATCTTTGTCTGTCTACTCTCGAATTGTTACAGTTCCTTTCAGCTCTTCACCCACTCAGTGGCCACTTTAGAGATGCCACGCTGAGAGAAGGAGACCTTTATTGTTTAGTTCCTATCTCCGTTATTTTCGCTTACGATGCAAGGATGTGTAATTTGTCTAAATGGATTGATCCTCGGGTGGAGTCGAATCCATACTTGGTTATCCCATGTATCTTGAGGGCAGCTGCAAAATTATCTGAATCTCTTTATGTTCCTAAAGGGCAACTTTCAATTCAAAGGAAAAATCCGTACCCTTCCGAAGTTATGACGTCAACAGTTATCGAGTCCTCTCTTTCCTCTGAAAGATCTTTGATTGAAGTCGTACGCATTCCACATTTGCTTGACAAGCCTGTAGAAAGTATAATCCTCGACCTTTCTCCAACTCGGTATTACCTGGATCTTATTGCCGAGGAACTTGGCTTGTGCGACGCAGCCAAGGTTTTCATCTCAAGGTTGGTGATATTAGGTGCCCGGTTTCTTCTTCATATAAATGTCTCTATGAAAACTAAGtcattatctttctttttcttttcattaggCCTGTTGGTAGAGCATCCTCCGAAACAAGGTTGTACTTTGTGGCGTCTGAAACGTTTCTATCTGATCTAGCGTCAGATCTTGTCGAGTTCAAAGAAGCTCTTCACTTTGAAGAACCATTGAATGCTAGAGCAACTTATTTATCTGGTCAAGATATATATGGGGATGCAATTTTAGCAAACATTGGGTACACATGGAAGAGTAAAGAACTTTTTCATGAGAACATTGGCTTGCAATCATATTACAGGTCTCCTCTGGtttctgttttttattttcgatcGAATCATCTAATAAATCTCTTTTTTGTTGCTTTTCTCTCGCTTGCACTCGCCCACACGCACACACAAATGTTCAACACAGACACCTCAATCATCTAATAAAATATGCTTGTTGGCACATAGTATAACAAGATATTCATCTACAGGATGCTTATTAATAAGACACCGAGTGGTATTTATAAGTTGTCCAGAGAAGCAATGCTTACAGCACAGTTGCCTTCAACATTCACCACAAAAGCAAACTGGAGGGGCGCCTTCCCAAGGGACGTCCTTTGTACGTTCTGTCGTCAGCAAAGATTATCTGAACCTATCATTTCTGCTGTAAGTGTTATAGCATCTTCCAAGTCATCTGATAAACAGAACTTACAGGTAGTAGATTCAGCGGCAGTTGAGCAAGATCATGCAAATAGAGGCACAATTGTTGGAAATGAAGGACAACGTTTAGAATCTGAAGATACCTTCAGATGTGAAGTTAGAATTTATTCCAAAAGTCAGGAACTGATTTTGGAATGCTCGCCGATAGACACGTTCAAGAAGCAGTTCGATTCAATCCAGAATGTTTCTTTGAGAGTTCTTTTGTGGCTGGATGCATATTTCAAGGATTTACATGTTTCTTTGGAGAGATTGACCTCTTATGCTGATGCACTTGCCATTCGATTTAATCCCGAAAGATTCTTCGAAGAACTAGCTTCCTGCAGATCTGTGCATTCTGGTTTGAACAGTAAAGTTGAAGGAGAAATATCACATAAATCAAATGGCGTGAAA
This genomic interval from Cucurbita pepo subsp. pepo cultivar mu-cu-16 chromosome LG20, ASM280686v2, whole genome shotgun sequence contains the following:
- the LOC111783548 gene encoding probable 3-hydroxyisobutyrate dehydrogenase, mitochondrial isoform X2, giving the protein MLNLLRLRVRHLLYVDSSLLIPRLRSRNRNTMEKYSDMGVATKETPFEVAEASDVVITMLPSPSHVLEVYNGSHGLLHGGYHLRPWLLIDSSTIDPRTSRELSAIVSSRILKEKRDSWENPVMLDAPVSGGVLAADAGTLTFMVGGPEESYNAAKTLFLSMGKSSVYCGGAGNGSAAKICNNLAMAVSMLGVSEALALGQSLGISAKTLTKVLNSSSARCWSSESYNPVPGVMEKVPSASDYDGGFASKLMAKDLNLAAASASEIGLEHPLTSQAQEIYKKLCEDGYENKDFSCVFRHFYSGDDEL
- the LOC111783548 gene encoding probable 3-hydroxyisobutyrate dehydrogenase, mitochondrial isoform X1 yields the protein MAVSRVGTSFMQYLRKSHVKPFAVESETSSIRRFFSADSSASFQSVGFIGLGNMGSRMANNLIKAGYKMVVHDINRNTMEKYSDMGVATKETPFEVAEASDVVITMLPSPSHVLEVYNGSHGLLHGGYHLRPWLLIDSSTIDPRTSRELSAIVSSRILKEKRDSWENPVMLDAPVSGGVLAADAGTLTFMVGGPEESYNAAKTLFLSMGKSSVYCGGAGNGSAAKICNNLAMAVSMLGVSEALALGQSLGISAKTLTKVLNSSSARCWSSESYNPVPGVMEKVPSASDYDGGFASKLMAKDLNLAAASASEIGLEHPLTSQAQEIYKKLCEDGYENKDFSCVFRHFYSGDDEL
- the LOC111783548 gene encoding probable 3-hydroxyisobutyrate dehydrogenase, mitochondrial isoform X3, producing MEKYSDMGVATKETPFEVAEASDVVITMLPSPSHVLEVYNGSHGLLHGGYHLRPWLLIDSSTIDPRTSRELSAIVSSRILKEKRDSWENPVMLDAPVSGGVLAADAGTLTFMVGGPEESYNAAKTLFLSMGKSSVYCGGAGNGSAAKICNNLAMAVSMLGVSEALALGQSLGISAKTLTKVLNSSSARCWSSESYNPVPGVMEKVPSASDYDGGFASKLMAKDLNLAAASASEIGLEHPLTSQAQEIYKKLCEDGYENKDFSCVFRHFYSGDDEL
- the LOC111782911 gene encoding small RNA 2'-O-methyltransferase-like; this encodes METGGASRKPTLTPKAVIHQKYGSKACYKIEEVHEPPPNGCPGLAIAQKGACSFRCNLELPDISVVSGTFKRKRDAEQSAAEIAIEKLGIHTRTNDPTAEESWDELVARINYLFSNEFLSALHPLSGHFRDATLREGDLYCLVPISVIFAYDARMCNLSKWIDPRVESNPYLVIPCILRAAAKLSESLYVPKGQLSIQRKNPYPSEVMTSTVIESSLSSERSLIEVVRIPHLLDKPVESIILDLSPTRYYLDLIAEELGLCDAAKVFISRPVGRASSETRLYFVASETFLSDLASDLVEFKEALHFEEPLNARATYLSGQDIYGDAILANIGYTWKSKELFHENIGLQSYYRMLINKTPSGIYKLSREAMLTAQLPSTFTTKANWRGAFPRDVLCTFCRQQRLSEPIISAVSVIASSKSSDKQNLQVVDSAAVEQDHANRGTIVGNEGQRLESEDTFRCEVRIYSKSQELILECSPIDTFKKQFDSIQNVSLRVLLWLDAYFKDLHVSLERLTSYADALAIRFNPERFFEELASCRSVHSGLNSKVEGEISHKSNGVKLPCNYVGCGDSFPNIRGSDSGISPSNGSLVCISYNVALKADGVEVMETMENNDEFEFEIGFGGVIPCLEAIVQQMSVGQSACFSAELPPRDFILASTLDSARILHLLDSKVCCLDYSCSLLRVTQPLEDRMEQAFFSPPLSKQRVEFAVKYIKESNASTLVDFGCGSGSLLDSLLNYQTSLEKVVGVDISQKSLSRAAKILHSKLSTEPNSQLPRTAIKSAVLYYGSITDFDPQLCDFDIATCLEVIEHMEEDQAYRFGNLVLSSFCPKLLVVSTPNYEYNVILQGSNLSSQEGGDPDDKTQLQPCKFRNHDHKFEWTREQFNHWARDLATRHNYSVEFSGVGGSGHLEPGYASQIAIFRRKSETRHEYPTNDAAESAHEYQVIWEWNSSSK